The genome window TTGTTAATCGGGCTGGCTGCCCTTTATTTGTTGCTCCAGTTCATGTTCGCTTTTCAGGTGGCTGATTGGATCACCTATCCCGTCCTCTATCTGTTGGCAGACCAGCAATTCATGATCATGCCTCTTGCGTTTTGGGCTTTGGCGAACGATGTTTATGCAGTGTCCGAGTCGAAACGGATTTTCCCATTTATTGCTTCCGGCGCCGTGATCGGCGGATTGATCGGAAATGGTACGGCGGCATGGGTGACATACCTTGCCGAGAAATACTCATTCGGTCTTTCCCAGATATTTACTGCGATTGCCGTGGTGTTAATCCTGAGCGCCGCGTTTTTGCAGTTTACATTTCTCAAGACCACGATAAAAACGCGGCAGTCGCGGGAGGAAGACGCCGGCCTGCGCGACACGATTAGAATCGGCTTGGATTACTTTCTAAACATCCCTGCATTTAAAGCGGTGGGCATTTTGATGCTGCTCACAGGTTTTATATTGACATTGATAGAGTTCAACTTTCTTTTTGCAATTGATGTTGCTGTTGGCAGCGACCTTGAGTTTCAAAGATTTCTTGGCTATTATAAAGCTGTCCAAACAAGCGGGTTGCTGATGTTTCAATGGCTTGTCACCAGCCGCCTGCTTGCAAAAATACAATTAAAGAAGGCGTTTGCGGTTTTGCCCTCTGCCATGTTCATTGCCAGCGGGTTGGCGTTGGGCGTTTCAACGATGATCGGTGCTGCATCCGCCCGTTTTGTCGCGCGCACGGTTTACACTGCCTGGGATGATCCATCGAGAAAAGCCCTGCAAGGTCTTGTTCCTGATGAGCGACGCGGGCGAATCTCCGCCTTTATGGACAGTTATTTCATCACGACGGCTACCGTTTTGGGGTGTATTTTGCTGGTTTCCCTGTTGGGTCTGGAGTCTGCAGGTTTGATCACCAGGCAGGTTGTCAGATGGATCTATCTGGGCATCGCAGTGGGTGCTTCAATTTCCGGAATAGTTACCAGCGTATACCTGTGGAGGTCCTTTGATACCAGCATGTTAAATTACCGATTGGCAAGATCAAAACGAAAGAGCATGCTGGATGGGATTGAGTTCTAAAATTAAGCCTGTGCGTAGGGTTTTGGGAATACATCTGGTTGTTCATGATTTGATAGGAGGTAATGTCTCTTACATTGATGACTATATCAGGATCTATCATGAGCTGTTCCCTCAATATTCCCGCTATGTTCCGATAATGCGCCAGCGCGCAGAAACCCCCACGGATAGATCCGCGAATGAAACATGGCACCAATGGCTGCTCATGATTAGGGATGAGCCCGTCGGTATTGTCGGCTTTCTTTACAACAGCAAGAGGAACACTGGTGTTTTACTCGATTTTGCCATCAGGCCGCATGCGCGCAGGATCTGTCATAAAGGCAAGAGGCTGGCGCATTTTTGTTTAAACCTTGCCATGCAGCAGCTTATTTTGGATGCTCAAGAGCGGGGGCGCACCGCCCCCCTTTGTATGATCGCGGAGGTGGAATACGACCATCTGGTTTGGAGATATGTGGAGTATGGTTTTGTGGTCCTCCCGTTTGAATATTTTGAGCCTCCAACGACACCGGAACTGAGGGAAGCATCCTATGTGACGGAAAACCTTGATAAAATGGACTATGAGAGAATGTATCTGGGCGCATTTCAAATCCCCGGTCATCCCTTCAATCCGGAAGACCCGGGTGTTCTTAAATCCATTCTTTTTACGCTGTTAAAGGATCATTATCATTTACCCGACGAACACTGGCTGGTGCGGAAGATGCTCCAGGATATCCTCGAATAGGAGAGAAAAATTATGACTCGGCAATCAAATGGTGTCCCATCCGGTAGATTACGCAGGAGATTTGTCAGCCTGCAAACTAAGTTGATCATCGGTTTTACCCTGATATTTACGCTGGTATTTGCATCCACTTATTACTGGTTTTATGATTTCGCCCAGAGGGAGGCCATGGATCAAATAAAGGAAGGCCTGTACGACACAATCATTGGCGCGACCGAAACCGGTATCCTTGAAGATGGGGACCGCGTCCA of Anaerolineales bacterium contains these proteins:
- a CDS encoding Npt1/Npt2 family nucleotide transporter is translated as MSRFLNLKSGELKLAFSLWLLIAINTLVLELSDVVATAGFVSNLGVDKVPLLWIGTTLLTMFAVGGYLVVIDRYPRLQLVSWLLIGLAALYLLLQFMFAFQVADWITYPVLYLLADQQFMIMPLAFWALANDVYAVSESKRIFPFIASGAVIGGLIGNGTAAWVTYLAEKYSFGLSQIFTAIAVVLILSAAFLQFTFLKTTIKTRQSREEDAGLRDTIRIGLDYFLNIPAFKAVGILMLLTGFILTLIEFNFLFAIDVAVGSDLEFQRFLGYYKAVQTSGLLMFQWLVTSRLLAKIQLKKAFAVLPSAMFIASGLALGVSTMIGAASARFVARTVYTAWDDPSRKALQGLVPDERRGRISAFMDSYFITTATVLGCILLVSLLGLESAGLITRQVVRWIYLGIAVGASISGIVTSVYLWRSFDTSMLNYRLARSKRKSMLDGIEF